The following is a genomic window from Lysinibacillus sp. G4S2.
GTGCACTTTAAATATGAGCAAGAAGAGGAAGCTTACACTTTAAAGGACGTTAATTTTAATGTAGAGCCTGGACAGACGGTAGCTCTAGTTGGAGCAACTGGAGCGGGGAAAACAACGATCTTACAGCTGATTGCAAGATTTTATGAGGTAACAAAGGGTGAGGTTTTATTTGATGGCGTGAACGTTCAGCAAATAGAACGACAAGCATTGCGCTCGCAAATGGCCTTTGTGTTACAGGATCCGTTTTTATTTGAAGCATCTGTACGTGAAAATATTCGTTATGGTCGATTAGATGCTAGTGATGAAGAAATAGAAGAAGCGGCAAAGCGTGCAAATGCACATGACTTTATTATGAAGCTAAAGGATGGCTATGACACAATACTTGCAGCAGATGGTCGTGAAATCTCGCAAGGTCAAAAGCAGTTACTGTCCATTGCACGAGCATTGATTGCAGACCCGAAAATTTTGTTGTTGGATGAGGCGACTAGTAGCATTGATACTGTGACGGAGCTGTCGATTCAAGAGGCTCTAGAGATGTTAATGCAGGGACGCACAAGCTTTGTTATTGCTCACCGCTTAAATACAGTGCACAATGCCGATATTGTGCTTGTTATGCACAAAGGTGAGTTAGTCGAAGTGGGCCCACAACAAGAGTTAATTGAATCAGGTGGCATTTATGCACAGATGCTACAATCTTCATCTCATCATCTTGATGAGTAGGGATACTTTGAAGATTTATCGAAACAAAATGGCGTTTTATCGAAACTATTTGAACGTTTATCGAGACTTTATCTCGTTTTATCGAAACTATTTGAGCATTTATCGAAAAACAATCTCTTGAACTACCTTTTCGTAGCAGTTCACACACAGTGAGCTGCTTTTTTGACAATTTGAGCGTTTATCGGAACAACTTAATTTTCTACCCAAAAAACGACTCAATCAGTTTTCTTCTAAGCTCAAATATATTTCCGAATTTTCATGTAATTTACCATTAAAATGGTATAATTGAGAATAAAACCTAAAAATCAGAAGTGTAGTTTGTCTAGTAAAAAAGTTGATTGTACGCCCCCCACACTAGATGAGCCATAATTGATTATAAAATAAAGGCATTTGTTGACGATAAATAAAATGTAAATCTAATTATATGGATCTATAGTTTCTAGTTAGTTTTAGTCATTTTATAGATGGACAGTAGTAAAAATCTGTTTGACTTTTCTGTTATTTAAAGTGAAATTGCTGATTATTAGAAGTTACAATTATATTTTGTTGCCAGCTTATTTTATTTCTTGCTAAAATAGGGCAATAGTCTGATACAAGAACGGAGTAAAGAATGAATATTTCGGTGATTACAGTGTCTTTTCCGTTAGATGGGGAAACATTAAATGAATTAAAATTATTATGTGAAGAAGCGACTACACATGACTATCGTGTATATGAAACTGCTATGAGTTTACCTATGGCGAGTTCCTTTGAATCGAAGGGCTTTATGGTACTTGCTTATGAAGACGACAAAGATATGTTAGTTGGCGCAGCAAGTGCAATAGATTTAATGGGCCTTCATACATATGAATGGTCTTTAGTTGTCACACCTACATACCGTCAAATGGGAATTGGAACCGCTTTAGTTGAGGTTTTACAAGCCGGCCTTAATGAGCGTGGCGCAGAAGGGCAATTGGCGGTAGTGATAGATGGCTCACCTTTTGGACACACATTTATTGAAAAGAAGGGCTTTACATATAGCTTTTCAGAGGCAACTTTAGAAACAAGAGCAGAGTCAGTAGAATTAAAGGATGATATCGAAATTATTCCTTATGCAGGTGAACAGGCAGAGCTGATTGCCATCTATAGTGCAGCATTTGGAGATCTACCTGAAGAGTCTGAGGAGCTAATCGCTTTTAATACGTCAACGACTGGAAGAAAACTATGGGTAGCACGTAAAGCCGGAAAAATTGTTGGAACAGTGACGACTGCTCAGGAGAATGAAATTCAATGGGTCACAGCATTGGCAGTTCATCCAAATTGTGAGGGGCAAGGGATTGGTACTGCGATGCTTTCGTTTTCTAAGGATTATGCGAGCAAAATTGGTGCGAAATTCGTCATGCTGGATGTAGAAATCGACAATAGAAAGGCGCTTTCTGTTTATGAGAAGGCAGGCTTTATGAAAGCTCAGCAAATAGATTATTTCGTAAAACAATAAGTGAAGAGTGAAGAGTGAGGAGTGTGCTTTTATG
Proteins encoded in this region:
- a CDS encoding GNAT family N-acetyltransferase — its product is MNISVITVSFPLDGETLNELKLLCEEATTHDYRVYETAMSLPMASSFESKGFMVLAYEDDKDMLVGAASAIDLMGLHTYEWSLVVTPTYRQMGIGTALVEVLQAGLNERGAEGQLAVVIDGSPFGHTFIEKKGFTYSFSEATLETRAESVELKDDIEIIPYAGEQAELIAIYSAAFGDLPEESEELIAFNTSTTGRKLWVARKAGKIVGTVTTAQENEIQWVTALAVHPNCEGQGIGTAMLSFSKDYASKIGAKFVMLDVEIDNRKALSVYEKAGFMKAQQIDYFVKQ